In Bacteriovorax stolpii, a single genomic region encodes these proteins:
- a CDS encoding response regulator transcription factor, which translates to MDTTAHIIIAEDEPTIANKVKELITELGWNSDLVGNVPDLLEKLGNTKRPYDIVVLDRMMGGADSADYVANIRMQYPALRIFVLSAIDSSLEKAKLIDSGADEYLAKPFESTEFKARLKALIRRSSNSDAHLNYSVANLTLDLIHRTVAVNGEVLNLTAKEFLVLHALCSVIGKIYSKNQLIESIWGFSLENETNVVESTMNSLRRKLENAGSKVQIKNTRFVGYWVEV; encoded by the coding sequence ATGGACACTACCGCACATATCATTATCGCTGAAGACGAACCAACCATTGCCAACAAAGTAAAAGAACTCATCACCGAACTCGGCTGGAATTCGGATTTAGTCGGCAATGTTCCTGACCTTTTAGAAAAATTAGGAAACACAAAAAGGCCTTATGATATTGTCGTTCTTGACCGCATGATGGGGGGAGCTGATTCGGCCGATTATGTGGCCAACATTCGCATGCAATACCCTGCTTTGAGAATTTTCGTTTTATCGGCCATCGACTCTTCACTGGAAAAAGCGAAGCTGATTGATAGCGGCGCTGACGAATACCTGGCCAAGCCTTTTGAGTCCACTGAGTTTAAAGCAAGACTAAAAGCTCTGATCAGAAGATCATCTAATTCAGATGCTCATCTCAATTACAGTGTGGCCAACCTCACACTCGATCTCATTCACCGCACAGTTGCAGTTAATGGTGAAGTGCTAAACCTCACTGCTAAAGAATTCCTGGTTCTCCACGCTCTTTGCTCAGTCATCGGAAAGATCTACAGCAAAAATCAATTGATTGAATCTATCTGGGGCTTTTCTCTGGAAAATGAAACAAACGTGGTTGAATCAACAATGAATAGTTTAAGAAGAAAGCTGGAAAACGCCGGTTCAAAAGTGCAGATTAAAAACACCCGTTTTGTAGGATACTGGGTTGAAGTTTAG
- a CDS encoding DUF167 domain-containing protein, with protein MNYLSPKNDQCLLRIYVQPGASRNEISGLYGEPPRLKVKIKAPPVDGEANKEVLVFFAKLLGVSKSRIELERGETSRQKDLLIDLQVDEVKRLLSLED; from the coding sequence GTGAATTATCTTTCACCAAAAAATGATCAGTGCTTATTGCGCATTTATGTCCAACCTGGGGCCAGCAGAAACGAAATATCTGGTCTCTATGGAGAACCACCCCGCTTAAAGGTTAAGATTAAAGCGCCTCCAGTAGATGGCGAGGCCAATAAAGAAGTACTGGTCTTTTTTGCAAAATTATTGGGAGTTAGTAAAAGTAGAATCGAGCTTGAAAGAGGTGAGACTTCACGACAGAAGGACTTACTTATTGACCTGCAGGTGGATGAAGTAAAAAGGTTATTGTCTTTAGAAGATTAG
- a CDS encoding organic hydroperoxide resistance protein, with protein MKTLYQTSALVSGGRDGIARSNDGMLEVRLQAPKELGGKGGATNPEQLFAAGYAACFESALRHVARTQKIAIGETSVEATVGLGARDDGGFMLDVALTVKVNGVDRSVAEKLMETAHVVCPYSHATRGNINVNLKLG; from the coding sequence ATGAAAACACTTTATCAAACTTCGGCCCTTGTTAGCGGTGGACGCGACGGTATTGCCAGATCAAATGATGGAATGCTGGAGGTGAGGCTTCAGGCACCTAAAGAGCTGGGAGGAAAAGGTGGGGCAACGAATCCTGAGCAGTTATTTGCTGCTGGGTATGCGGCGTGCTTTGAAAGCGCTTTAAGGCATGTGGCCCGCACTCAAAAAATTGCCATTGGTGAAACATCGGTAGAGGCCACTGTTGGCCTTGGGGCCAGAGATGATGGGGGATTCATGCTCGATGTTGCTTTGACTGTAAAAGTTAACGGAGTGGACAGAAGTGTGGCCGAGAAGCTCATGGAGACGGCCCATGTCGTTTGCCCTTATTCGCACGCGACTCGTGGGAACATCAATGTAAATCTAAAACTTGGATAA
- a CDS encoding YceI family protein produces the protein MLRQLLIATALFSSVAAFAKTEKVEIDPAASKVVYTGKKTLVDSKHTGEVKIKDGFLNFDGNTLKGGEFVIDMTTITNTDLTDAEYNKKFVGHITSEDFFDTAKFGTSKLVIKNAKKEKDNTYNVTGDLTIKGKTAPVNFTALVTKSEASANITVDRTKHDVKYGSGSFFKDLGDKVIADNIEFVVTLKAKK, from the coding sequence ATGTTAAGACAATTACTCATTGCTACTGCTCTATTCTCATCAGTTGCGGCCTTCGCAAAAACAGAAAAAGTGGAAATCGATCCAGCTGCTTCAAAAGTGGTTTACACAGGAAAGAAAACTCTTGTTGATAGCAAACACACTGGTGAAGTTAAGATTAAAGACGGTTTCCTTAACTTTGACGGAAACACACTTAAAGGTGGAGAATTCGTTATCGATATGACGACAATCACAAACACAGACCTTACAGACGCTGAGTACAATAAAAAATTCGTAGGCCACATCACAAGCGAGGATTTTTTCGACACAGCAAAATTTGGAACATCTAAGTTAGTGATTAAGAACGCGAAAAAAGAAAAAGACAACACTTACAACGTTACTGGTGACCTTACAATCAAAGGAAAAACTGCTCCAGTTAATTTCACAGCACTTGTGACAAAGTCAGAAGCTTCTGCTAACATCACTGTTGATAGAACTAAGCACGATGTAAAGTACGGCTCAGGATCATTCTTTAAAGATCTTGGTGACAAAGTTATCGCTGACAACATCGAATTCGTTGTAACACTAAAAGCTAAGAAGTAA
- a CDS encoding OmpA family protein, which yields MLKQFCLFSLLIFVVACSSAKKKNGADDSDADVSGKNDYVLELNGDSDSGRAGHLKTIYFDYRSANITAESKKMLDENIAFLVANDAVNIQIEGHADERGSSQFNLTLGEKRAQSVYDYLTGRGVDGKKLTMISLGKEKPVSFGHDEEAWSKNRRANFVVTAK from the coding sequence ATGTTAAAACAATTTTGTCTTTTCTCATTATTAATTTTTGTTGTGGCCTGTTCAAGCGCTAAGAAAAAAAATGGTGCTGATGACAGCGATGCCGATGTCTCAGGAAAAAATGATTACGTCCTGGAATTAAACGGCGACTCTGATTCGGGTAGAGCTGGGCACTTAAAAACCATTTATTTCGATTACCGCTCGGCCAATATCACCGCTGAGTCTAAAAAAATGCTGGATGAAAATATTGCTTTTTTAGTGGCGAACGATGCAGTGAATATTCAAATTGAAGGGCACGCAGATGAAAGAGGAAGCTCGCAGTTTAACCTCACGTTAGGGGAAAAAAGAGCGCAGTCGGTGTATGATTATTTAACCGGCCGCGGAGTGGACGGAAAAAAACTCACTATGATTTCATTAGGGAAAGAAAAACCGGTTTCTTTTGGTCACGATGAAGAAGCGTGGTCGAAAAACAGAAGAGCGAATTTCGTCGTTACTGCAAAATAA
- a CDS encoding MarR family winged helix-turn-helix transcriptional regulator, giving the protein MSKNKTSKIDSEKILHLDNQLCFKLYAASKAMTQAYAPLLAPLDLTYPQYLTMMVLWENDEIAVKDLGERLSLDSGTLSPLIKKLEAKKFLNKTRSDTDERVVTIKLTQKGIDLKKKALLIPPQIACQVELQEKEFFDLQKRLAHLIKNLTKPEDVN; this is encoded by the coding sequence ATGTCAAAAAACAAGACATCAAAGATCGACAGCGAAAAAATTTTGCATTTGGACAATCAGCTATGCTTCAAGTTATACGCCGCCAGCAAGGCCATGACCCAGGCCTATGCCCCATTGCTAGCGCCGCTTGATTTAACTTATCCGCAGTATTTAACGATGATGGTTTTGTGGGAAAACGACGAGATTGCAGTCAAAGACCTGGGCGAGCGCCTGAGCCTGGATTCAGGGACTCTCTCTCCGTTGATAAAAAAGCTCGAGGCCAAAAAGTTTTTAAACAAGACAAGATCCGATACAGATGAACGCGTTGTCACCATCAAGCTCACACAAAAAGGAATAGACTTAAAAAAGAAAGCGCTGCTGATTCCACCACAAATTGCCTGCCAGGTAGAATTGCAGGAAAAAGAATTTTTTGATTTACAAAAACGTCTTGCCCACTTGATAAAGAACTTAACAAAACCAGAGGATGTCAACTAG
- a CDS encoding DUF1176 domain-containing protein, translated as MKMKSLFALALTLSAVTAFAGEITIPKEVLDRHTNACPEFASNEYLQREAYQLPGSEYSPKGATLYVLGCEMYAYNSLEKAYIVSPWGEVTNVAVAEVAADGSIMATSDLMGAGYDAETKTLVTFQKGRGMGDCGSSATYQYSPENQRFVLIEARVKDSCDGEFESEWPVVYKK; from the coding sequence ATGAAAATGAAATCTTTATTCGCTCTTGCGCTTACATTGTCTGCTGTGACTGCGTTTGCTGGTGAGATCACTATTCCAAAAGAAGTTTTAGACCGTCATACAAATGCTTGTCCTGAATTCGCATCAAATGAATACCTGCAAAGAGAAGCCTATCAACTTCCAGGATCAGAGTATTCTCCAAAGGGCGCAACACTTTATGTTCTTGGTTGTGAAATGTATGCGTACAACTCTCTAGAAAAAGCTTATATCGTTTCTCCATGGGGAGAAGTGACTAACGTAGCAGTTGCAGAAGTGGCGGCCGACGGATCAATCATGGCGACATCTGATTTAATGGGCGCTGGTTATGATGCTGAAACTAAAACTCTTGTAACATTCCAAAAAGGTCGTGGAATGGGGGACTGTGGAAGCTCAGCAACTTATCAATACAGCCCGGAAAACCAACGTTTCGTTCTTATTGAAGCAAGAGTAAAAGATTCTTGTGATGGTGAGTTCGAATCAGAGTGGCCAGTAGTCTACAAAAAATAA
- a CDS encoding adenine phosphoribosyltransferase, whose amino-acid sequence MSDIAQLIRTIPNYPKEGIMFRDITTLLKDPKGFQTTINMLVEKYKNAPIDYIAGIEARGFILGSALAFALGKGFIPVRKKGKLPGKTITQNYDLEYGSDTIEIHDDALHSGANVLLIDDLIATGGTAIGAITLIEKVGGKIYETAFVVDLPELGGAKKIQSMGHKVFTLCSFAGH is encoded by the coding sequence ATGAGTGATATCGCGCAACTAATTAGAACAATTCCCAATTATCCCAAAGAAGGAATTATGTTTCGCGATATCACTACTCTCTTAAAAGACCCAAAAGGGTTTCAAACCACTATCAATATGCTGGTGGAAAAGTACAAAAACGCACCTATCGACTACATCGCTGGAATTGAGGCCCGCGGCTTCATTCTAGGCTCTGCCCTTGCTTTTGCTCTAGGAAAGGGATTTATCCCGGTTAGAAAAAAAGGAAAGCTTCCAGGAAAAACCATTACTCAAAATTACGACCTTGAGTACGGTTCAGACACTATTGAAATCCACGACGACGCCCTTCACTCTGGCGCCAATGTCCTTTTAATCGACGATTTAATCGCCACTGGCGGGACAGCTATCGGGGCCATCACTCTGATTGAGAAAGTTGGTGGAAAAATCTATGAGACGGCCTTTGTGGTCGACCTGCCGGAATTGGGCGGGGCTAAAAAAATCCAGAGCATGGGCCATAAAGTCTTCACTCTATGCTCATTTGCCGGACACTAG
- a CDS encoding serine hydrolase domain-containing protein, which yields MKKLSLLLLLALLVSCQKDKTTVEDEGVDGVIRPLACSTTAIENQLNQTLTNATTDADFTLLVERSDGRQYSFSRGTSGASSLYESASTSKLVSSIIILRLVDQGYLNLTDKPQKYISSWPIVSTDSLYNINLAQLLSFTSGLETEPLCLNAGSFDFENCVRNIATTNSGNGVVPGSKFYYSSTHMQVAGMMAIKAKGASSWQDVFNSFKLETGLFPSGSYDLPSSTNPRLAGGMHWKGVEYLAFLRALKNGTLLSANLQSQLLMDQTAGVVFGNSPAVNALGEMWHYGFGLWHECQSSTYTCTPGVRVSSPGSYGAYPFWDRQKNYIGILARQGALETFKNGALLERTVRTSLDEWASCKSE from the coding sequence ATGAAAAAACTCTCATTGCTCCTGCTTCTGGCCCTTTTGGTCTCTTGTCAAAAAGACAAAACAACAGTGGAAGATGAAGGAGTCGATGGAGTGATCAGACCTCTGGCCTGCTCAACCACAGCGATTGAAAATCAACTTAATCAAACACTCACCAATGCCACTACTGATGCAGACTTCACTCTTTTAGTGGAGCGCTCAGACGGAAGGCAATATTCTTTTAGCCGTGGCACTTCGGGTGCTTCAAGCCTTTATGAATCGGCCTCAACTTCAAAACTAGTGTCTTCGATTATTATTCTGCGATTAGTGGATCAAGGTTATTTAAACCTGACAGATAAACCACAAAAGTATATTTCATCGTGGCCGATTGTGAGCACTGATTCTCTTTACAACATTAATCTTGCTCAACTTTTAAGTTTTACATCAGGGCTGGAAACAGAACCTCTTTGTTTAAATGCCGGAAGTTTTGATTTTGAAAATTGTGTGCGCAATATCGCCACCACCAATTCAGGCAATGGAGTTGTTCCGGGATCAAAATTTTATTACTCGAGCACGCATATGCAAGTGGCCGGTATGATGGCCATAAAAGCAAAAGGGGCCTCTTCGTGGCAGGATGTTTTTAATAGCTTTAAATTGGAGACGGGGCTTTTCCCTTCTGGCAGTTATGATCTTCCATCGAGCACCAACCCACGCCTGGCAGGTGGAATGCATTGGAAAGGGGTGGAGTACCTGGCCTTCTTACGCGCGCTCAAAAATGGGACACTTTTATCTGCCAATCTTCAATCGCAGCTTCTCATGGATCAAACGGCAGGAGTGGTGTTTGGCAATTCTCCGGCCGTCAATGCACTTGGAGAAATGTGGCACTATGGATTTGGGTTATGGCATGAGTGCCAGAGTTCAACTTATACCTGCACGCCAGGCGTGCGCGTGTCTAGTCCAGGAAGTTATGGCGCTTATCCGTTTTGGGACAGGCAAAAAAATTACATTGGTATTTTAGCAAGACAGGGAGCTCTGGAGACATTTAAAAATGGAGCGTTATTAGAGCGGACTGTGAGAACGTCTCTTGATGAGTGGGCCTCATGCAAGAGTGAGTGA
- a CDS encoding phosphatase PAP2 family protein yields the protein MKRALYVLLFLLFSKNLSAADLTADTYWEGLKSSVTLLYQGSYMQFRAENNLYYAGAAVPALWYSFEEDKRITHNQMKKRIPKYMQVASDLAPVLSFPIVPIAAFSLGVKYDNPKSVQFAKETFATMYLALVESAALSVVDIHERPKKDKLSKWETNFRGKSSFPSGHVVPYAALTLKTLQFYGPYWAAVPGALFVATSFQRIRDGKHYLSDVVGGFFLTAFAAEGVRKAGKYQDTDTAYKSIFDTYRIGYTTYEGVLGPMISFDW from the coding sequence ATGAAACGCGCTCTTTACGTACTTTTGTTTCTTTTGTTTTCTAAAAATCTTTCAGCGGCAGACCTAACGGCAGACACTTATTGGGAAGGGTTAAAGTCTTCGGTGACTTTGCTTTATCAAGGCTCTTACATGCAGTTTAGAGCGGAAAATAACCTGTACTATGCAGGAGCGGCCGTGCCAGCACTTTGGTATTCGTTTGAAGAAGACAAACGCATCACTCATAACCAAATGAAAAAGCGCATTCCCAAATACATGCAGGTCGCAAGTGACCTGGCCCCTGTGCTTAGTTTTCCTATTGTTCCTATTGCGGCCTTTTCTTTGGGAGTTAAGTACGACAATCCCAAGTCCGTTCAATTTGCCAAAGAAACATTTGCCACGATGTACCTGGCATTGGTTGAATCAGCGGCCTTAAGTGTGGTTGATATTCATGAAAGACCAAAAAAAGATAAACTTTCAAAGTGGGAAACCAACTTTAGAGGAAAGTCATCTTTCCCTTCAGGACATGTGGTTCCTTATGCGGCCCTGACATTAAAGACTCTTCAATTTTATGGACCTTATTGGGCAGCTGTCCCCGGGGCCCTTTTTGTGGCGACATCGTTTCAGCGAATCAGAGATGGGAAGCACTACCTTTCCGACGTGGTCGGGGGGTTTTTTCTTACAGCTTTCGCCGCCGAAGGTGTAAGAAAAGCGGGTAAGTACCAGGATACTGACACCGCCTATAAATCTATTTTCGACACCTACCGAATTGGCTACACCACCTATGAGGGAGTGCTCGGGCCGATGATTAGTTTTGACTGGTAA
- a CDS encoding sensor histidine kinase, protein MKFRFFLILLLSLCTVGLVLSVSFSYYLNTARLELIDLQLRESAVALVNSELPDIKKINFDEAEEIISEELGSNRIGKFFIVRTDPGEIIFKSQSATLMNIDPPRDPQLYSYSVNGKTLRILNLKLPKRPGKTLQVGAVIDPTLFDWWFISNKLALYLVVTIIPILIFSIVLTKYLLNPLKLMAGHLQLASQDLQNLRPVPSLPKKLLKYTKKSFLNNDEFSSLVDNTSDLLERININYKMTRPWTYQLAHEIKTPLSILSFDVESLGEEKLKDPTLTQSMREQIERISNIVSQFLEWASVENTQQKDNLFAIRIASSIENQIEGLNRLHPGRIEYKIKEDFVVISNPQHLLQLITNLLTNALNYSPESSPVTIESFDNTLRISDLGPGIPKEVIERIGQPFNSGPHNPVLKHKRTGLGLAWINTLTKLYNWDLDINSGTHGTIITIKFTKNLIT, encoded by the coding sequence TTGAAGTTTAGATTTTTCCTCATATTGCTGCTCTCTCTTTGTACTGTAGGGCTCGTTCTCTCGGTGAGTTTTAGTTATTACCTAAACACCGCACGTCTGGAGCTGATTGACCTACAATTGAGAGAAAGTGCGGTTGCTTTAGTTAACTCGGAACTTCCAGATATTAAAAAAATCAATTTTGATGAAGCTGAAGAAATTATTTCTGAAGAATTGGGAAGTAACCGCATAGGTAAATTTTTTATCGTCAGAACTGATCCCGGTGAAATTATTTTCAAATCGCAAAGTGCGACGCTGATGAATATTGATCCACCAAGAGATCCACAACTCTACTCTTACAGTGTCAACGGAAAGACTTTGCGAATCCTGAACTTAAAACTTCCCAAGAGACCTGGAAAAACACTACAAGTCGGAGCGGTCATTGACCCTACATTATTTGACTGGTGGTTCATTTCCAATAAGCTTGCTTTGTACTTAGTCGTTACGATCATTCCGATTCTTATTTTTTCAATTGTCCTTACCAAATACTTGCTTAATCCATTAAAGCTAATGGCGGGACATCTTCAACTGGCAAGCCAGGACCTGCAGAATTTAAGACCTGTCCCTTCACTTCCTAAAAAACTTCTTAAATACACAAAAAAATCTTTTTTAAACAACGATGAATTCTCTTCTCTGGTCGACAATACCAGCGATCTTTTAGAAAGAATTAACATCAATTATAAAATGACCAGGCCCTGGACTTATCAGCTGGCCCACGAAATAAAAACTCCGCTTTCTATTTTAAGTTTTGATGTTGAATCCCTTGGTGAAGAAAAATTAAAAGACCCAACTCTGACTCAATCAATGCGTGAACAAATTGAAAGAATCTCTAATATCGTTTCGCAATTTTTAGAGTGGGCCAGTGTTGAAAACACTCAACAAAAAGACAATTTATTTGCCATCAGAATTGCCAGCTCGATTGAAAATCAGATTGAAGGCTTAAATCGCCTGCACCCAGGAAGAATTGAATATAAAATAAAAGAAGATTTTGTCGTCATCTCCAATCCACAACATCTTTTACAGTTGATTACCAATCTTTTAACCAACGCTTTAAACTATTCACCGGAATCCTCTCCTGTGACAATTGAATCTTTCGACAACACTCTTCGCATCAGCGATCTGGGGCCGGGCATTCCTAAAGAAGTTATTGAGAGAATCGGACAGCCATTTAATTCCGGACCACACAATCCAGTACTCAAACATAAACGCACGGGTTTAGGCTTAGCGTGGATCAACACATTAACAAAACTTTATAACTGGGATCTCGATATCAATTCGGGAACTCACGGCACAATTATCACGATAAAATTCACAAAAAATCTCATTACTTAG
- a CDS encoding sterol desaturase family protein: MKKHNGESIRIFKNPILESFTHVHPIVPLVLWTPVILFLLYRGATVKGVSSSEFVFLFFFGLILWTFMEYILHRYVFHWDAKSRAGKYFVFLFHGLHHDDPQDPTRLVMPPVPAILIFFLLWSFFSLFFPDKYLGVIMAYFMVGYLCYDYIHYATHHFAMTSKVGKYLRKYHLQHHYSGERSKYGVSSPLWDYVFKTTTGPKDHH; the protein is encoded by the coding sequence ATGAAAAAGCACAATGGCGAATCTATCAGGATCTTTAAGAATCCTATCCTTGAATCCTTTACTCACGTTCACCCGATCGTGCCGCTGGTCTTATGGACACCGGTCATTTTGTTTTTACTCTATCGTGGAGCAACTGTAAAAGGTGTATCAAGTTCTGAGTTTGTTTTTCTTTTCTTCTTCGGTTTAATTCTTTGGACATTCATGGAGTATATTCTTCATCGTTATGTCTTTCACTGGGACGCTAAAAGCCGCGCGGGAAAATATTTTGTTTTCCTTTTCCACGGTCTTCACCACGATGACCCTCAAGACCCGACGAGACTGGTGATGCCACCGGTTCCAGCAATATTAATTTTTTTCCTCCTGTGGAGTTTTTTCTCCCTGTTTTTCCCGGATAAATACCTGGGCGTCATCATGGCCTATTTTATGGTCGGATACCTTTGTTACGATTACATCCACTATGCAACTCACCACTTTGCGATGACATCAAAAGTGGGGAAGTACCTTCGAAAATACCACCTTCAGCACCACTACTCTGGTGAGCGAAGCAAGTACGGCGTAAGCTCTCCTCTTTGGGACTACGTTTTTAAAACAACAACAGGACCTAAGGACCATCACTGA
- a CDS encoding LysR family transcriptional regulator yields MTLEQLLTIEAIVKEGSFKAAADYLHKSQPSISMAIKKLEEEYQIVLFSRDEYRPSLTADGKVFYQKARLLLREFRELEALAMQMSKGVEPEIRVSIDAVSPVSLVLKFLKNFFTKHPSTKLVLQFEILSGTVERLIDGDVDIAITPKPLVEHTFDMRLMTKTKMISVISTQLIKNEKKITDAFLRNHNQIILADSARRISKVTTGVLEGSKSLTVSDIGFKKELIVQGLGWGGLPYDLIKAELTSKKLSPIKTPLIKDRDIEIYMVRDASKPMGPVLKELWGSIEEDVIG; encoded by the coding sequence ATGACACTTGAACAGCTGCTGACTATTGAGGCCATCGTTAAAGAGGGAAGTTTTAAGGCCGCGGCCGATTATCTTCACAAAAGCCAGCCTTCTATTAGCATGGCAATTAAGAAGCTGGAAGAAGAGTACCAAATAGTGCTCTTCTCACGCGATGAATACCGCCCGAGTTTAACAGCGGATGGAAAAGTGTTTTATCAAAAGGCGAGACTTTTACTCCGAGAATTCCGTGAGCTCGAAGCTCTGGCGATGCAAATGAGCAAAGGAGTTGAGCCAGAAATCCGTGTAAGTATCGACGCCGTCAGCCCGGTTTCATTGGTGCTTAAATTTCTTAAAAACTTTTTTACCAAGCACCCTTCAACGAAGCTCGTGCTGCAATTTGAAATTCTCTCAGGGACTGTAGAGCGGCTTATAGATGGCGATGTAGATATTGCCATTACACCTAAACCCTTAGTTGAGCACACGTTTGATATGAGGCTTATGACGAAGACAAAAATGATTTCGGTTATCAGCACCCAGCTCATCAAAAATGAAAAGAAAATCACTGATGCTTTTTTGCGCAATCATAACCAGATTATTCTTGCAGACAGTGCCAGACGCATCTCTAAAGTCACTACCGGTGTTTTAGAAGGCTCTAAGAGCCTCACTGTAAGTGATATTGGTTTTAAGAAAGAACTGATCGTGCAAGGACTGGGCTGGGGAGGTCTGCCATACGATTTGATTAAAGCAGAACTCACATCAAAGAAGCTCTCTCCAATAAAAACTCCACTGATTAAAGACCGCGATATTGAAATCTACATGGTCAGAGATGCCAGTAAGCCCATGGGGCCGGTGCTTAAAGAATTGTGGGGGAGTATTGAGGAAGATGTGATTGGCTAA
- a CDS encoding alpha/beta hydrolase, with translation MKILKGYLNYQNQKTNVMYFLPDLDGEVKPTFAILTHGYTADKSSIINWPIRLAEVGVSCALFDIPGHYQGNYSEVESFEEFKEHAHKLFLEAFKGLSVAFKEEFPLNEHFLAPGELKLVLGGHSLGSLLALKALMMKEFEAYEKRGIGVGLGMAPKDVVHLFDTPFYKSTLKVREQLVSPELKPDNVFPWIRDEKYNLALTNQDIHLISGIDDLVVGDDGAERFMEALVQKNNRVTIDKPSKLPHHEPQGAASYVKKYLKKINWV, from the coding sequence ATGAAAATTCTAAAAGGCTATCTCAACTATCAGAATCAAAAAACTAACGTCATGTACTTTCTTCCGGATTTAGACGGAGAGGTTAAACCGACGTTTGCCATTCTTACTCACGGCTACACGGCGGATAAGAGTTCGATCATTAACTGGCCTATTCGCCTGGCAGAAGTTGGTGTCTCGTGTGCGCTTTTTGATATTCCAGGACACTACCAGGGAAATTATTCTGAAGTGGAGAGTTTTGAAGAGTTCAAAGAGCATGCTCACAAACTCTTTTTAGAAGCGTTTAAAGGGCTTTCTGTGGCCTTTAAAGAAGAGTTCCCGCTCAATGAACACTTCTTAGCGCCGGGAGAATTAAAGCTTGTCCTGGGCGGGCATTCGCTTGGATCGCTCCTGGCCTTGAAAGCATTGATGATGAAAGAGTTTGAAGCATACGAAAAACGAGGGATCGGTGTTGGATTAGGAATGGCGCCAAAAGATGTGGTCCATCTCTTTGATACGCCTTTTTATAAGTCGACTTTAAAAGTCAGGGAACAATTGGTGTCTCCAGAGCTTAAACCGGACAATGTTTTCCCATGGATCAGAGACGAAAAATATAATCTGGCGCTGACAAATCAGGACATTCACTTGATATCAGGGATTGATGACCTGGTTGTAGGCGATGATGGGGCCGAGAGATTTATGGAAGCTCTTGTGCAAAAAAACAACAGAGTTACAATAGATAAGCCATCCAAACTTCCTCATCACGAACCGCAAGGGGCGGCTTCGTATGTGAAGAAGTACTTAAAAAAAATCAACTGGGTCTAA